The genomic region GGGGTAGCCCAAAGCGGCCAGGACCGCCCTGACGCGGAAGTCCCGCAGGGCCTCTGGGCCGTAAACCTCGTGTACCCGCTCCCCTACCCCCCGTTCCACCGGGGTCAAGGCCAGGAGGGCATGAAAGGGCTGGAGCACCTCCAGAGGAAGCCTCCCCCCGGCGTGGATGAGGAGGTCCGCCTCGAGGGCCAAGGCGCCCAGCTCCTGCGCCCGCACGGCCACGTGCCCCCGCGCCCTCTCGGGCAGGCGGGCGAGGAAGGCCTCCCCCTCGGCGAAGCTCGGGGCGGCCACAGAGACCCGGCCCAAGGCCCGGAGGAAGGGGGCCAAAGGGGGGCGGAGCGGCCCTAGCCAGAGGGCCCTGGCCCCGGGGAAGAACGTGGCCAGCCACCGCTCCAAGGCCAGCCCCTCCGTGTACTGGGCTGTAGGCCCCAGGGGGCCGGGCACCAGGAGGTCCACAAGCCCCGCCTCGCCCGCCTCGGCCTCGAGGCGCACCCCCTCGGGCGGGGGCAGGGCCTCCTCCAGCACCATTCCGGCGAAGTCCAAGGGGGCAAGGCAGGGGAGGGCCCTAAAGGGGTCCTCGGCCTCCACCGGGTAGGGAAGGAGGGGGAGCCTCGAGGCGGCCACCTCCGCCAGGAGGCGGTCAAAGAAGGGGGAGGCCTTCCGGTAGACCACCGCCAGAGGCCTCGCCTTGTGGTAGGGTAGCCCCACCGCCATCCCTCCTAGACCGGGCGCAGGTCCGCGTACCTCAAGGAGAGGCGCTTCAGCCCCACCCCCTCAAAGTGCACGGTCACCTCGTCCCCTGCGGCCGCCACCACGGTGCCCGGGCCAAACCGCGGGTGGACCACCCTCTCCCCGCCCTTGAAGGCCCCGGGAAGGGGACGGTGGAGGGGTGGGGCGGGCCGCCTCCCGTAGGGGTCGTACACCTCGTAAAGCCCCGCATCCACCTCCTCCAGAAAGCGGCTTGGCCGCACGGGCTCGAGGCGGCCGTACACCTCCCGTTCCCGGGCGTAGGAGAGGTAGAGGCGCTCCTGGGCCCGGGTAACGCCCACGTAGAAGAGACGCCGCTCCTCCTCCAGGCCCTCCTGGGTGGAGAGGGAGGAGCGGTGGGGCAGAAGCCCCTCCTCCACGCCCACGAGGAAGACCACGGGGAACTCCAGCCCCTTGGCGTTGTGCAGGGTCATGAGGGCCACCCCGCCCTGGGCCTGAGCGGGCTCCTCGGCCCGGGCGGTGAGGGCCACCTTGTCCAGGAAGTCGGCGAGGCCCTCCGCCTCCCTTGCAGCCCTGAGAAGCTCCTCCACGTTCTCCAGGCGGTCTTCGGCGTCCTCGGGGTAGGCCTCCTTCAGGTAGGCGGGGTAGTCGGTGGCGGAAAGGAGGTGGCGGAAGAAGTCCTCCGCGGGCGCAAAGGCCAGGTCCCTGAGCTCCTCCATGAGGGCCAGAAAGTGCCGCACGGGCTCGGGGCGGGGAAGGAGGCTCGAGGCCACCTTCAGGGCCTCAAAGAGGGGAAGGCCCCGCTCCTGGGCTATGGACTGGATCTTCTCCAGAGTTGCTGGCCCGATCCCCCTTGGGGGCGTGTTCAGAACCCGCTTTAGGCTCACCGCATCCAGGGGGTTCAAGCTCAAGCGGGCATAGGCCAGGAGGTCCTTCACCTCGGCCCGCTCAAAGAAGCCCACGCCGCCCACCACCCGGACCGGGATGCCCCGGCCGGCCAGGGCCTGCTCCAGGAGGCGGCTTTGGGCGTTGGTGCGGTAGAGGACCGCCACCCGGTCAAAGGGGGGGCCCAGCCGCAGAACCTCCTCGGCCACGAAGCGGGCCTCCTCCCGGGCGTCTTCGGCCCGGTAGAGGCGCACGGGCTCCCCGCCCCGCTTCACCGGGCGCAGGCTCTTCTCCAGGCGCAGGGCGTTTCTCGCGATGACGGCGTTGGCCAAGCGGAGGATGGCCTCGGTGGAGCGGTAGTTCTCCTCCAGGCGGTAGACCTTGGCCTCAGGGTAGTCCCGGGTGAAGTCCAGGATGTTCCTGATGTCCGCCGCCCGAAAGGAGTAGATCCCCTGGTCCGGGTCCCCCACGGCCATGAGGTTGGCCTCCTCCCCCGCGAGGAGCCGGGTGAGGCGGTACTGCACCGGGTTCGTGTCCTGGTACTCGTCCACGTGGATGAAGCGGGCCCGCTTCCTCACCCGCCTCAGGACCTCGAGGTCCTCCTCCAGAAGCCTCAAGGCGCGGAGGAGGATGTCCCCGAAGTCCAGGGCCCCTTGCGCCTCGAGGGCCTCCTGATAGCGGTAGAGGACATCCTGAAGCCTCCCCCGGGAAAGGCCAGCGTAAAAATCGGGAAGCTCGGCCAGCAGGCTCTCCGGGGCCACCCCCTGGTTCTTGGCGCGGTCCAGAAGGCTCTTGATGGGTCCGGGCTTGGCAGAGAGGCCAAGCTCCTTAAGGACCTCCTTGAGGAGGGCGGTCTGGTCGTCCTCGTCGTAGACCACGAAGCCCGGCTTCAGGCCCACCCGCTCTCCGTAGACCCGGAGGATCCTTAAGGCGGCGGCGTGGAAGGTGGAGACCCAGGCCTCCCCTGCCCCCTTCACCAGGGCCTTGAGGCGCTCCCTCATCTCCTGGGCCGCTTTGTTGGTGAAGGTGACCGCCAGGATCTCCGAGGGGAAAACCCCCCTGGAGGCCACGAGGTAGGCCACCCGGTGAACCACGGTCCGGGTCTTGCCGCTGCCCGCCCCGGCCACCACCAAGGCGGGTCCTTCAAAGTGGAGGACCGCCTGGCGCTGGGCCTCGTTCAGGGAGGAAAGGAGGGCTTCGGGATCGCGACCCACGGGGTGAGTCTACCACGGGGTAGACTTTAGGGCATGGGGCCCTGCGCCAAGAAACCCAAAGGGGCTTTATCCGGCCAACGGGAAGCTCGCCTCGCCTCCCCCACCGGGGAACTCCCATGAAGGAGCTTCTTCCGGGCGTGTACCGCCTGCCCGTTCCCATCCCCTACCCCCTGAAGACGGTGAACCTCTACCTCCTCAAGGGCAACGGGGAGGTGGCCTTGGTGGACACCGCCCTGGGCACGCGCGCCGCCCGGGGGACCTTGGAGCTTTCCCTGGCGGAGCTCGGCCTTTGCTTTCAGGACGTGAGGGTTGTCCTCCTCACCCACCACCACCCCGACCACTACGGCCTTGCCGGCTTTTTTGAGGGGCTCGGAGCCCGGGTCTTTCTGCACGAGGAGGAGCTTTCCCGGGGCCACCGCTTCTGGCGTGAACCCCAGGCTTTTGAAGAGGCCTCCTGGCGGCTCTTTTTGGATCACGGTACCCCTAAGGAAGCCCTGGAGGGGATCCGGGAGGTGATGGCGGCCACCCGGGAACGGATCCATCCCCCGGAAAATCCCATTCCCTTAAGGGACGGAGAGGTTCTGGAGGTGGCGGGAAAGCGGCTTCGGGCCGTCTGGACCCCGGGGCACGCCGATGGCCACGTGGCCTTCCTCCTGGAGGAGGAGGGGGTCCTCTTGGCGGGGGATGCCCTCCTGGAGCGGGTCTCCCCCAACGTGGGCCTCTGGGCCTACACCCGGGAAAACCCCCTAAAGGACTTCCTCCGTTCCCTGGACCGCCTGGGGGAGCTCCCGGCCAGGGTGGCCCACGCCGGGCACTTCGGCCCCATCCCCGAGGTAAGGGCCCGGGCGGAGGAGCTCAAGGCCCACCACCAGGAGCGCCTGGAAGCCCTTTTGGCCCTCCTCGAGGCCCCCAAAAGCGCCTGGGAGCTCTCCTTAATGCTCTTTCCCCAGGAGCTGGACGCCGCGGGGCGCCGCTTCGCCTTCGCCGAAACCCTGGCCCACCTGGAGTACCTGCGCCAGGAGGGGCTTTTGGGGCGGGAAGGCCCTCCCTACCGCTACTTCCGCACCTGAGGGCCCTCGGGCTAAGGGGGTGGGCACGCGGCGCGGTTGGAGGTAAGGCAGACCCGGGAAAGCCCCGGCCCCCAAGGGGTCCCGGGCTGCCAGGGGGTGCTGAAAGTGGGCTCCCAGCTGGAGGAGGAAGGCTAGGGCCTCCTCCCCCCCGGCGGACCTTTACAATACCAGACTCACATGTTTTGATTATGACAAAAGGAGGTGGGATATGAGCGCCACCGGCCTCGAGGTGTTTGACCGGACGCTCCACAAGACCCACACCTGGCTCAAGGAGATTATGGGGGAGCTGGGCACCGAGGACCGCCACCGGGCCTACATGGCCTTGAGGGCCGTGCTTCACGCTCTTAGAGACCGCCTCACCGTGGAAGAGGTGGCCCAGCTGGGGGCTGAGCTACCCATGCGCTTTGGTTGACCAGGCCGTTAGGCGGGCTTAGGCCTCAGTCCAGGACAAAGCGGTCCTCGGTCTCGTGCAGGCGCACGCGGTGGACGATGCGCTGGTCCTGGCCGCTTTGGCCATCCGTCATGGCCACCACGGTCACGTAGGGGCGCAAGGGACTCTTCAGCACCTTTTTGGTGAGGGTCTCCTCCACCTGGAAGATCCCGGCCGAGTTATTCATGAGGACCTGGATCTCCACCGGGTACTTGTCCCCCTTGAGGATGCGCACCTCGTCCACCGCCAGGGCGCTGATGGAGTGGATGTCTATGCTCCCGAGGGCGAAGGCCTTCCGACCTCGGCCCTTGGTGATGTCGGTGCCGTCGGCCACGGCGGTGACGCCCGCCTCGAGGGTGAGGGGCTCGGGCTCGAGGTCGTGGCTATAGATCCCGTGGAGGATGAGGGCCCGAAGGGCGGTGCGCTGCTCGGGATCGGGGTAGAGCTTCTCCAGGATGCGGTTCAGGATGGGCAGGGCCAGGGCCACGCCAAAGGCCTCGTGAAGGTAGCGGTGCACCTGGTTGCCCAGGTCGTGGAGCATGGTGGAGAGGAGGACCACCACGTAGGCGTCCTCCAGCTCCCCTGCCCCCGACTCCACCGTGTCCAGCCGGACCCCCGCCTCGGCCAAAAGGCCCAGAATGGCCACCCCCGCCGCCCCCGTGAGGAGGGCGTGAACCCGGCCGTGGTCGTTGTAGCCCAGCTTGCGCATGGTGAGGTAGTTGGCCATGTTCCACCCGGAGCGGGCCTCGGGGTCTTGGATGAGAAGCTCATAGGCCTTGAGGGCCCTAGGAAAGGCTTTGAGGCGCTCCCTTATGGCCTGGTCGGCCTCCGCGTAGAGCTTGGCCTTGGGGCTAGCTACGTGGACGATGCGCTCTTCCGCCATGGGCAATCCCTACCTTACCTCAGGCCGCCCACAAGAAGGGGCACCTGAGCCACCCCAAGGGCCGGCGAGGCCAAACCCCTCCTAGGACGCCCCCGGATCCGCCAAGGGAAGGAACCCGAGGGGAAAATCCCCGTGAGGTTTTTCCCAGGCAGGAACCCAAAGCAAAGGGGATCACTCCCCCTTGAAGTTGGGAGGGCGCTTCTCCAGGAAGGCCCGCACCCCCTCCTTCATGTCCTCCGTGGCCGCAGCGTAGCCGAAGAGGTCGGCCTCAATCTCCAGGGCCTCGGCCAGGTCCACCCCCTCCCCCCGGACCACGCTCTCCTTGGCCAGGGCCAGGGCCACGGGGCCGTTCTTGAGGATCTGGCGGGCAAGCCTCTTGGCCTCCTCCAGGGCGTTCTCCGCCACCCGGTTCACGAGCCCGAGGAAGAGGGCCTCCTCCGCGTCCACGTGCCGGCCGGTAAAGATGAGGTCCAGGGCCCGCCCCCGGCCGATGAGGCGGGGCAGGCGCTGGGTGCCGCCAAAGCCGGGGATCAGGCCCAGGCCCACCTCGGGGAGGCCGAGCCTGGCCCCCTTGGCGGCCACCCGGAGATCGCACGCCAAGGCGAGCTCCAGCCCTCCCCCGAGGGCGTAGCCGTGGATGGCGGCGATGGTGGGGATGGGCAGGGCGGCGATCTCGGCGAAGACCTGCTGCCCCAAGAGGGCGTACTCCCGGGCGGC from Thermus islandicus DSM 21543 harbors:
- a CDS encoding ATP-dependent helicase; amino-acid sequence: MGRDPEALLSSLNEAQRQAVLHFEGPALVVAGAGSGKTRTVVHRVAYLVASRGVFPSEILAVTFTNKAAQEMRERLKALVKGAGEAWVSTFHAAALRILRVYGERVGLKPGFVVYDEDDQTALLKEVLKELGLSAKPGPIKSLLDRAKNQGVAPESLLAELPDFYAGLSRGRLQDVLYRYQEALEAQGALDFGDILLRALRLLEEDLEVLRRVRKRARFIHVDEYQDTNPVQYRLTRLLAGEEANLMAVGDPDQGIYSFRAADIRNILDFTRDYPEAKVYRLEENYRSTEAILRLANAVIARNALRLEKSLRPVKRGGEPVRLYRAEDAREEARFVAEEVLRLGPPFDRVAVLYRTNAQSRLLEQALAGRGIPVRVVGGVGFFERAEVKDLLAYARLSLNPLDAVSLKRVLNTPPRGIGPATLEKIQSIAQERGLPLFEALKVASSLLPRPEPVRHFLALMEELRDLAFAPAEDFFRHLLSATDYPAYLKEAYPEDAEDRLENVEELLRAAREAEGLADFLDKVALTARAEEPAQAQGGVALMTLHNAKGLEFPVVFLVGVEEGLLPHRSSLSTQEGLEEERRLFYVGVTRAQERLYLSYAREREVYGRLEPVRPSRFLEEVDAGLYEVYDPYGRRPAPPLHRPLPGAFKGGERVVHPRFGPGTVVAAAGDEVTVHFEGVGLKRLSLRYADLRPV
- a CDS encoding MBL fold metallo-hydrolase, producing the protein MKELLPGVYRLPVPIPYPLKTVNLYLLKGNGEVALVDTALGTRAARGTLELSLAELGLCFQDVRVVLLTHHHPDHYGLAGFFEGLGARVFLHEEELSRGHRFWREPQAFEEASWRLFLDHGTPKEALEGIREVMAATRERIHPPENPIPLRDGEVLEVAGKRLRAVWTPGHADGHVAFLLEEEGVLLAGDALLERVSPNVGLWAYTRENPLKDFLRSLDRLGELPARVAHAGHFGPIPEVRARAEELKAHHQERLEALLALLEAPKSAWELSLMLFPQELDAAGRRFAFAETLAHLEYLRQEGLLGREGPPYRYFRT
- a CDS encoding phosphohydrolase; amino-acid sequence: MAEERIVHVASPKAKLYAEADQAIRERLKAFPRALKAYELLIQDPEARSGWNMANYLTMRKLGYNDHGRVHALLTGAAGVAILGLLAEAGVRLDTVESGAGELEDAYVVVLLSTMLHDLGNQVHRYLHEAFGVALALPILNRILEKLYPDPEQRTALRALILHGIYSHDLEPEPLTLEAGVTAVADGTDITKGRGRKAFALGSIDIHSISALAVDEVRILKGDKYPVEIQVLMNNSAGIFQVEETLTKKVLKSPLRPYVTVVAMTDGQSGQDQRIVHRVRLHETEDRFVLD
- a CDS encoding enoyl-CoA hydratase/isomerase family protein, with the translated sequence MPQEDAHEHEFVLEIPEFTHLAYEVEEGIALVTLRRPQALNALSQDLLQELAQVAEVIHQDPEARVAIFTGEGKAFAAGADLKEIAALKDPFAAREYALLGQQVFAEIAALPIPTIAAIHGYALGGGLELALACDLRVAAKGARLGLPEVGLGLIPGFGGTQRLPRLIGRGRALDLIFTGRHVDAEEALFLGLVNRVAENALEEAKRLARQILKNGPVALALAKESVVRGEGVDLAEALEIEADLFGYAAATEDMKEGVRAFLEKRPPNFKGE